The following proteins are encoded in a genomic region of Arachis stenosperma cultivar V10309 chromosome 4, arast.V10309.gnm1.PFL2, whole genome shotgun sequence:
- the LOC130976976 gene encoding receptor-like protein kinase THESEUS 1, with the protein MFGKYLSFCHSEDASSSKKCYLTVIEELCPQFSLADLRKSTNNFDENQVTRRSVFNTVYKGCLKHNGVTDYAVTLKRLKSKSDQWKFRKEIEFHCQLSHPNLDSLIGFCDHKEEKILVYEHMSNGSLYDCLRSKDIEPLSWKKRLEICIGAARGLHYLHTGAKRPIFHCDIKPQNILLDSNMVPKLSHLGFSLQGPLLRSKAKPIKVDMMIGTPGFMAPEYVLTKTFTDKCDVYSFGIVLMVVLSTSHKQSFFEKMYMMADSDLFLEETLSLMTPYVDIPSFLERISVDEIIDPVLLGKIAPECLGVFIDITKRCLSKDANERPDMGEVQVELEQALALQEDEDACPEP; encoded by the exons ATGTTTGGCAAATATTTGAGCTTCTGCCATTCAGAGGATGCAAGTTCATCTAAGAAATGCTATCTAACAGTGATTGAAGAGCTATGCCCTCAATTTTCTCTTGCTGATCTTAGGAAATCAACCAACAACTTCGATGAAAATCAAGTAACTAGAAGATCAGTATTTAACACAGTATACAAAGGTTGTCTCAAACATAATGGTGTGACTGATTATGCAGTGACATTGAAGAGGTTGAAAAGTAAATCTGACCAATGGAAGTTCAGGAAGGAAATTGAGTTCCACTGCCAGCTCTCTCATCCTAATTTGGACTCTCTTATAGGATTCTGTGACCACAAAGAAGAGAAGATTCTTGTGTATGAACACATGTCCAATGGCTCTCTCTATGATTGCTTGCGTTCCAAGGATATCGAGCCACTTTCATGGAAGAAAAGGCTAGAAATATGCATCGGAGCAGCGCGTGGGCTACACTACCTTCACACGGGAGCTAAGCGCCCTATCTTTCACTGCGATATCAAACCTCAAAATATTCTTTTGGATAGCAACATGGTACCAAAACTCTCACATCTTGGATTTTCCTTACAAGGTCCATTATTAAGGTCAAAGGCAAAGCCTATAAAAGTGGACATGATGATTG GTACACCTGGTTTCATGGCACCTGAGTATGTCCTAACCAAAACCTTCACAGATAAATGTGATGTTTATTCCTTTGGGATAGTTTTAATGGTAGTTTTATCCACTAGCCACAAGCAGAGCTTCTTTGAGAAGATGTACATGATGGCCGACTCAGATTTGTTTTTAGAAGAGACATTGTCTTTAATGACTCCATATGTGGATATACCTAGCTTTTTGGAGAGGATTTCGGTTGATGAGATTATTGATCCAGTGTTATTGGGAAAGATTGCACCAGAATGTTTGGGAGTATTCATAGATATCACAAAAAGATGCTTAAGTAAAGATGCAAACGAAAGACCAGATATGGGTGAAGTACAAGTTGAACTTGAGCAAGCACTAGCACtacaagaggatgaagatgCATGCCCGGAACCATGA
- the LOC130972983 gene encoding receptor-like protein kinase ANXUR2 isoform X2, whose protein sequence is MVLKCLCFGDWKKGNASCSSKKQYPTVIEELCHPFSFHDLRKSTNNFDQKLIIGERALNKVYKGYLNHNNNNNGAAATDYTVALKVMTVPLEFKKEVEMLCQLHHPNIISLIGFCHHGKEKIAVYEYTDNGTLHDYLNNKDKEPLSWEKRLDICIGVARALHYLHSGVKRAVFHRDINPINILLDRNMMPKLANFVISLQGGLSTLKPKQIKVDKIVGTSALMAPEYAIHEHTLEETMDPILKGKIAPECWQVFTSVIQSCLEYEADERPTMGEV, encoded by the exons ATGGTTCTTAAATGTTTATGCTTTGGTGATTGGAAGAAGGGGAATGCAAGTTGTTCATCTAAGAAACAatatccaacagtaatagaAGAGCTATGCCATCCCTTTTCCTTTCATGATCTTAGAAAGTCAACCAACAACTTTGACCAGAAACTAATAATTGGGGAAAGAGCCCTTAATAAGGTTTATAAAGGTTATCTCaaccataataataataataatggtgctGCTGCAACTGATTATACGGTGGCATTGAAGGTGATGACTGTTCCCCTTGAATTCAAGAAGGAAGTCGAGATGCTATGTCAGCTTCATCACCCAAATATAATATCTCTTATAGGCTTCTGCCACCATGGAAAGGAAAAGATTGCTGTGTACGAGTacacagacaatggaacactcCATGATTACTTGAATAACAAGGACAAAGAACCACTGTCATGGGAGAAAAGACTAGACATCTGCATCGGAGTAGCACGTGCTCTACACTACCTTCACTCTGGAGTTAAGCGTGCAGTCTTTCATCGTGACATAAATCCAATTAATATTCTTTTGGATAGGAATATGATGCCCAAACTTGCCAATTTTGTGATATCATTGCAGGGAGGGCTCTCTACATTGAAGCCAAAGCAAATTAAAGTAGATAAGATTGTAGGTACATCTGCATTGATGGCTCCGGAGTATGCTATACACG AGCACACTCTTGAGGAGACAATGGATCCAATTCTGAAAGGAAAGATTGCGCCAGAATGTTGGCAAGTATTCACTAGTGTCATACAAAGTTGCTTGGAGTATGAAGCAGATGAGCGACCAACAATGGGGGAAGTATAG
- the LOC130972983 gene encoding probable receptor-like protein kinase At2g39360 isoform X1, translating to MVLKCLCFGDWKKGNASCSSKKQYPTVIEELCHPFSFHDLRKSTNNFDQKLIIGERALNKVYKGYLNHNNNNNGAAATDYTVALKVMTVPLEFKKEVEMLCQLHHPNIISLIGFCHHGKEKIAVYEYTDNGTLHDYLNNKDKEPLSWEKRLDICIGVARALHYLHSGVKRAVFHRDINPINILLDRNMMPKLANFVISLQGGLSTLKPKQIKVDKIVGTSALMAPEYAIHGIVTDKCDVYSFGLVLLHMVGHNVLNYLIQYEEHTLEETMDPILKGKIAPECWQVFTSVIQSCLEYEADERPTMGEV from the coding sequence ATGGTTCTTAAATGTTTATGCTTTGGTGATTGGAAGAAGGGGAATGCAAGTTGTTCATCTAAGAAACAatatccaacagtaatagaAGAGCTATGCCATCCCTTTTCCTTTCATGATCTTAGAAAGTCAACCAACAACTTTGACCAGAAACTAATAATTGGGGAAAGAGCCCTTAATAAGGTTTATAAAGGTTATCTCaaccataataataataataatggtgctGCTGCAACTGATTATACGGTGGCATTGAAGGTGATGACTGTTCCCCTTGAATTCAAGAAGGAAGTCGAGATGCTATGTCAGCTTCATCACCCAAATATAATATCTCTTATAGGCTTCTGCCACCATGGAAAGGAAAAGATTGCTGTGTACGAGTacacagacaatggaacactcCATGATTACTTGAATAACAAGGACAAAGAACCACTGTCATGGGAGAAAAGACTAGACATCTGCATCGGAGTAGCACGTGCTCTACACTACCTTCACTCTGGAGTTAAGCGTGCAGTCTTTCATCGTGACATAAATCCAATTAATATTCTTTTGGATAGGAATATGATGCCCAAACTTGCCAATTTTGTGATATCATTGCAGGGAGGGCTCTCTACATTGAAGCCAAAGCAAATTAAAGTAGATAAGATTGTAGGTACATCTGCATTGATGGCTCCGGAGTATGCTATACACGGTATTGTTACTGATAAATGTGATGTTTACTCCTTTGGTTTGGTTCTACTACACATGGTAGGCCATAATGTGTTAAACTACTTAATTCAATACGAAGAGCACACTCTTGAGGAGACAATGGATCCAATTCTGAAAGGAAAGATTGCGCCAGAATGTTGGCAAGTATTCACTAGTGTCATACAAAGTTGCTTGGAGTATGAAGCAGATGAGCGACCAACAATGGGGGAAGTATAG
- the LOC130972983 gene encoding probable receptor-like protein kinase At2g39360 isoform X3, with the protein MTVPLEFKKEVEMLCQLHHPNIISLIGFCHHGKEKIAVYEYTDNGTLHDYLNNKDKEPLSWEKRLDICIGVARALHYLHSGVKRAVFHRDINPINILLDRNMMPKLANFVISLQGGLSTLKPKQIKVDKIVGTSALMAPEYAIHGIVTDKCDVYSFGLVLLHMVGHNVLNYLIQYEEHTLEETMDPILKGKIAPECWQVFTSVIQSCLEYEADERPTMGEV; encoded by the coding sequence ATGACTGTTCCCCTTGAATTCAAGAAGGAAGTCGAGATGCTATGTCAGCTTCATCACCCAAATATAATATCTCTTATAGGCTTCTGCCACCATGGAAAGGAAAAGATTGCTGTGTACGAGTacacagacaatggaacactcCATGATTACTTGAATAACAAGGACAAAGAACCACTGTCATGGGAGAAAAGACTAGACATCTGCATCGGAGTAGCACGTGCTCTACACTACCTTCACTCTGGAGTTAAGCGTGCAGTCTTTCATCGTGACATAAATCCAATTAATATTCTTTTGGATAGGAATATGATGCCCAAACTTGCCAATTTTGTGATATCATTGCAGGGAGGGCTCTCTACATTGAAGCCAAAGCAAATTAAAGTAGATAAGATTGTAGGTACATCTGCATTGATGGCTCCGGAGTATGCTATACACGGTATTGTTACTGATAAATGTGATGTTTACTCCTTTGGTTTGGTTCTACTACACATGGTAGGCCATAATGTGTTAAACTACTTAATTCAATACGAAGAGCACACTCTTGAGGAGACAATGGATCCAATTCTGAAAGGAAAGATTGCGCCAGAATGTTGGCAAGTATTCACTAGTGTCATACAAAGTTGCTTGGAGTATGAAGCAGATGAGCGACCAACAATGGGGGAAGTATAG
- the LOC130972981 gene encoding F-box protein CPR1-like isoform X2, with the protein MDKKKQEHTGNKPKQQSTMEKKKKKKKQHQQNENHKSKSIHDTLPLELIHRILLRVPLRHLVRLKCVSKLWHSLISDPDFAESHVHLSAAPTHVCLLINDYSEACSVDIDTIFHGYKHATAVKEWCFAILYGFGYDASQDDYLVVVASRDKNGQDHFDCLSLRTNSWINLDSALPKTLGVRNWESCGFFLNGAIHWSSCTLGVKDYSILIFDLKEKSFSTISMPEQVMCYLKPTRLALLGGCLALYSYEYGKTNIWVMKEYKVHSSWTFYQISRGECVPLCLSNGSDIVALDPAPISTYTDLRFVEYNARGELRRINYFDYPHLQHFKYSSHGLSNSGTNYTVYTESLVSLPSDIKDKDRDKGQEEEKRPSESEGCQTGKEN; encoded by the exons GAGCATTCACGACACTCTCCCTCTTGAGCTGATTCACAGAATCTTACTGAGGGTTCCGCTCAGACATCTCGTTCGCCTCAAGTGCGTTTCAAAGCTTTGGCACTCTCTCATTTCCGATCCCGACTTTGCGGAATCGCATGTTCACCTCTCTGCCGCACCCACCCATGTATGCCTCCTCATAAACGATTACTCCGAGGCTTGCTCCGTTGACATTGACACAATATTTCACGGCTACAAGCATGCTACTGCAGTAAAAGAG TGGTGTTTTGCGATTTTGTATGGATTTGGTTACGATGCTTCACAGGATGATTACTTAGTTGTTGTAGCTTCTCGGGATAAGAATGGCCAAGACCACTTTGATTGCTTGTCTTTGAGAACCAATTCATGGATTAATCTTGATTCTGCACTCCCCAAAACCTTGGGTGTGAGGAACTGGGAATCGTGTGGGTTCTTCTTGAATGGCGCTATTCATTGGTCGTCTTGCACTCTTGGAGTTAAAGATTACAGTATTCTTATATTTGATTTGAAGGAAAAGAGTTTCTCAACCATATCTATGCCTGAACAAGTAATGTGTTATCTCAAACCCACTCGTCTCGCCCTACTAGGAGGGTGCCTAGCCTTGTATTCATATGAATACGGTAAAACTAACATATGGGTGATGAAAGAATACAAAGTGCATTCATCTTGGACTTTTTATCAGATTTCTCGTGGAGAGTGTGTGCCTCTATGCTTATCCAATGGTAGTGACATTGTTGCACTTGATCCTGCCCCAATATCTACATATACTGACTTAAGGTTTGTCGAATATAATGCCAGAGGAGAGCTCCGCCGAatcaattattttgattatcCTCATCTCCAACATTTTAAATATAGTAGTCATGGATTGTCTAATTCCGGCACAAACTACACTGTATACACAGAGAGTCTCGTGTCACTCCCTAGTGACATTAAGGATAAGGATAGGGATAAAggacaagaagaagaaaaacg GCCATCAGAATCAGAAGGATGTCAAACAGGGAAAGAGAACTAG
- the LOC130972981 gene encoding F-box/kelch-repeat protein At3g23880-like isoform X1, protein MDKKKQEHTGNKPKQQSTMEKKKKKKKQHQQNENHKSKSIHDTLPLELIHRILLRVPLRHLVRLKCVSKLWHSLISDPDFAESHVHLSAAPTHVCLLINDYSEACSVDIDTIFHGYKHATAVKEVSLPFKMKKHYDFEVICSCRGFVLLHRAPHFFVVWNPVTGSSKIVSYSHIVSRCNRKWCFAILYGFGYDASQDDYLVVVASRDKNGQDHFDCLSLRTNSWINLDSALPKTLGVRNWESCGFFLNGAIHWSSCTLGVKDYSILIFDLKEKSFSTISMPEQVMCYLKPTRLALLGGCLALYSYEYGKTNIWVMKEYKVHSSWTFYQISRGECVPLCLSNGSDIVALDPAPISTYTDLRFVEYNARGELRRINYFDYPHLQHFKYSSHGLSNSGTNYTVYTESLVSLPSDIKDKDRDKGQEEEKRPSESEGCQTGKEN, encoded by the exons GAGCATTCACGACACTCTCCCTCTTGAGCTGATTCACAGAATCTTACTGAGGGTTCCGCTCAGACATCTCGTTCGCCTCAAGTGCGTTTCAAAGCTTTGGCACTCTCTCATTTCCGATCCCGACTTTGCGGAATCGCATGTTCACCTCTCTGCCGCACCCACCCATGTATGCCTCCTCATAAACGATTACTCCGAGGCTTGCTCCGTTGACATTGACACAATATTTCACGGCTACAAGCATGCTACTGCAGTAAAAGAGGTATCTCTCCCTTTCAAGATGAAAAAACATTATGATTTTGAAGTTATCTGCTCCTGCAGAGGCTTTGTTCTCTTGCACCGAGCTCCGCATTTTTTTGTCGTATGGAATCCAGTGACTGGATCCAGCAAAATAGTATCCTACTCTCACATTGTTTCTCGTTGTAATCGCAAGTGGTGTTTTGCGATTTTGTATGGATTTGGTTACGATGCTTCACAGGATGATTACTTAGTTGTTGTAGCTTCTCGGGATAAGAATGGCCAAGACCACTTTGATTGCTTGTCTTTGAGAACCAATTCATGGATTAATCTTGATTCTGCACTCCCCAAAACCTTGGGTGTGAGGAACTGGGAATCGTGTGGGTTCTTCTTGAATGGCGCTATTCATTGGTCGTCTTGCACTCTTGGAGTTAAAGATTACAGTATTCTTATATTTGATTTGAAGGAAAAGAGTTTCTCAACCATATCTATGCCTGAACAAGTAATGTGTTATCTCAAACCCACTCGTCTCGCCCTACTAGGAGGGTGCCTAGCCTTGTATTCATATGAATACGGTAAAACTAACATATGGGTGATGAAAGAATACAAAGTGCATTCATCTTGGACTTTTTATCAGATTTCTCGTGGAGAGTGTGTGCCTCTATGCTTATCCAATGGTAGTGACATTGTTGCACTTGATCCTGCCCCAATATCTACATATACTGACTTAAGGTTTGTCGAATATAATGCCAGAGGAGAGCTCCGCCGAatcaattattttgattatcCTCATCTCCAACATTTTAAATATAGTAGTCATGGATTGTCTAATTCCGGCACAAACTACACTGTATACACAGAGAGTCTCGTGTCACTCCCTAGTGACATTAAGGATAAGGATAGGGATAAAggacaagaagaagaaaaacg GCCATCAGAATCAGAAGGATGTCAAACAGGGAAAGAGAACTAG